One window from the genome of Cryptomeria japonica chromosome 6, Sugi_1.0, whole genome shotgun sequence encodes:
- the LOC131073037 gene encoding auxin response factor 2A isoform X2 gives MPYADNSSNSMNMSCAFQNNNCPPPLSSAEDALYEQLWNACAGPLVTVPQVGERVYYFPQGHMEQVEASTNQGADQQQMPQYNLPSKILCKVINIQLRAESDTDEVFAQITLVPEAEYNDSSSCDIESLSASPYRPRVHSFCKTLTASDTSTHGGFSVLRRHADECLPPLDMSQQPPAQELVAKDLHGTEWRFRHIFRGQPRRHLLTTGWSVFVSSKRLVAGDAFIFLRGESGELRVGVRRAMRQMNNMPSSVLSSHCMHVGVIATASHAVLTHTMFTVYYKPRVSPSEFIVPHAKYVETFNNNVSVGMRFKMRFEGEDAPERRFSGTIIGIGDVDPVRWPGSAWRSLKVQWDENSMVPRPERVSPWEIEPFVAPVTLNPLPAPRSKRPRANTLPMSPDLSILGSSQASGDSMQVPRFTRVLQGQEARTLGSGDSDAENTHSSMMWGSKLEDFTADDLGAVRRVGSENWLHLLKNQLHFADGFSGLQGTGEVLEFRVPYLNQNMANYQKFKPPMKQYHHQEDSNCETSGTDLHLSSMSSRMLSHNAQNKKESDSKYAAISSKQGSLVLRDGSDAPPTVPSFGAKESPGSWIMSLVSSSQPEVSLQVGTGNVEGDKIMQHGNQGTNMHQAGLPSREMYKDKGLEAGAFSAKLFGVQLIDSMHLIGAKIGESIEPVADATCTNPSQSAGSEQQLEPLKAVKSDPTPSAEVKFTQMLPKETCGKILNNPTRSCTKVHKQGSALGRAVDLTKFEGYAELIHELEHMFNIEGELQDESRGWRVVYTDDEGDMMLVGDDPWQEFCSIVRKIFIYTSEEVEKMTPRSMKLQGCSEDLAGTRETSRCSDLGESTVPSSAAELKSNV, from the exons ATGCCTTACGCAGACAATAGCAGCAACAGCATGAATATGTCGTGTGCGTTTCAGAACAATAATTGTCCACCTCCGTTGTCATCTG CGGAGGATGCACTGTACGAGCAACTGTGGAACGCCTGCGCGGGGCCGTTGGTTACGGTTCCGCAGGTCGGAGAGCGCGTGTATTATTTCCCGCAGGGGCACATGGAGCAG GTTGAGGCCTCGACGAACCAGGGGGCTGATCAGCAGCAGATGCCGCAGTATAATCTGCCTTCCAAGATTCTGTGCAAAGTCATAAATATACAATTGCGG GCTGAGAGTGATACAGATGAAGTTTTTGCTCAAATTACTCTTGTTCCTGAAGCAGAG TATAACGATTCATCTTCTTGTGATATTGAATCTTTGTCAGCCTCGCCATATAGGCCTCGTGTGCATTCATTTTGCAAGACGCTTACAGCCTCGGATACAAGCACCCATGGAGGATTCTCAGTTCTCAGGAGACATGCTGATGAATGCCTACCACCGCTA GATATGAGCCAGCAGCCTCCAGCACAAGAGTTGGTGGCTAAGGATCTTCATGGAACAGAATGGCGTTTTCGCCACATCTTCCGTG GCCAACCAAGGAGGCATTTGCTTACCACTGGATGGAGTGTATTTGTTAGTTCCAAAAGGCTTGTAGCAGGGGATGCTTTTATCTTTCTAAG GGGAGAAAGTGGAGAACTACGGGTTGGAGTCAGGCGAGCTATGCGACAGATGAATAATATGCCATCATCTGTTTTATCTAGTCACTGTATGCATGTGGGCGTCATTGCAACAGCATCACATGCAGTTTTAACACATACAATGTTTACCGTCTATTATAAACCAAG GGTCAGCCCTTCTGAGTTTATTGTTCCTCATGCCAAATATGTGGAGACATTCAACAATAATGTCTCTGTTGGAATGCGTTTCAAGATGAGATTTGAGGGCGAGGATGCTCCCGAGAGGAG GTTTAGTGGCACCATTATTGGTATAGGTGATGTCGATCCAGTGAGATGGCCAGGTTCAGCATGGAGGTCCCTTAAG GTGCAATGGGATGAAAACTCAATGGTTCCTCGTCCAGAGAGGGTCTCACCATGGGAAATTGAGCCATTTGTGGCTCCAGTTACACTGAATCCTTTGCCTGCACCCAGGAGCAAGCGACCTAGAGCAAATACACTTCCAATGTCTCCAGATTTATCAATTCTGG GTTCAAGTCAGGCCTCTGGCGATTCTATGCAGGTTCCCAGATTTACTAGGGTCTTGCAAGGTCAAGAGGCAAGGACCTTGGGATCTGGTGACAGTGATGCAGAAAACACTCATAGTTCAATGATGTGGGGATCCAAATTGGAAGACTTTACAGCAGATGATCTAGGAGCAGTAAGGAGGGTGGGATCTGAAAACTGGTTGCACTTACTGAAGAACCAATTGCACTTTGCTGATGGCTTTTCTGGACTTCAGGGTACAGGTGAGGTATTAGAGTTCAGAGTGCCATATCTAAACCAAAATATGGCAAATTACCAGAAATTCAAGCCACCAATGAAACAGTACCACCATCAAGAAGATAGCAATTGTGAAACATCAGGGACAGACTTGCATTTATCAAGTATGTCATCAAGAATGCTATCTCACAATGCACAAAATAAGAAAGAATCAGATTCAAAGTATGCTGCTATATCTTCTAAACAAGGTTCATTAGTACTGCGGGATGGCTCAGATGCCCCCCCCACTGTTCCTAGCTTTGGAGCTAAAGAGTCACCAGGGAGCTGGATCATGTCCCTGGTTTCTTCATCACAACCAGAGGTTTCACTGCAAGTAGGCACAGGAAACGTTGAGGGTGACAAGATCATGCAACACGGTAATCAGGGAACCAACATGCATCAAGCTGGTTTGCCTTCCAGAGAAATGTATAAAGATAAGGGGCTTGAAGCTGGTGCATTTTCTGCCAAATTGTTTGGTGTTCAACTCATTGATAGTATGCATCTAATCGGTGCAAAGATAGGAGAGAGCATAGAGCCTGTTGCTGATGCCACATGCACAAATCCATCACAATCTGCAGGGTCTGAACAGCAGTTAGAACCATTGAAGGCTGTAAAATCTGATCCAACTCCGAGTGCTGAGGTAAAATTTACCCAAATGTTGCCAAAAGAAACCTGTGGCAAGATATTGAATAATCCTACGAGGAGCTGCACTAAG GTTCACAAGCAAGGTAGTGCACTTGGGAGGGCAGTTGACCTGACAAAGTTTGAAGGTTATGCCGAGCTCATTCATGAACTTGAGCACATGTTTAACATAGAAGGGGAACTCCAAGATGAGAGTAGAGGGTGGCGGGTTGTCTACACAGACGACGAAGGAGACATGATGCTTGTGGGAGACGATCCATGGCA GGAATTTTGTAGCATTGTGCGCAAAATTTTCATATATActtctgaagaggtagagaaaatgACCCCTCGGAGTATGAAGCTTCAAGGATGCTCCGAAGATTTAGCAGGTACAAGAGAAACATCCAGGTGTTCTGATCTCGGAGAATCCACTGTTCCTTCATCTGCTGCGGAACTTAAATCCAATGTCTGA
- the LOC131073037 gene encoding auxin response factor 2A isoform X1 yields MPYADNSSNSMNMSCAFQNNNCPPPLSSGRMAVAEDALYEQLWNACAGPLVTVPQVGERVYYFPQGHMEQVEASTNQGADQQQMPQYNLPSKILCKVINIQLRAESDTDEVFAQITLVPEAEYNDSSSCDIESLSASPYRPRVHSFCKTLTASDTSTHGGFSVLRRHADECLPPLDMSQQPPAQELVAKDLHGTEWRFRHIFRGQPRRHLLTTGWSVFVSSKRLVAGDAFIFLRGESGELRVGVRRAMRQMNNMPSSVLSSHCMHVGVIATASHAVLTHTMFTVYYKPRVSPSEFIVPHAKYVETFNNNVSVGMRFKMRFEGEDAPERRFSGTIIGIGDVDPVRWPGSAWRSLKVQWDENSMVPRPERVSPWEIEPFVAPVTLNPLPAPRSKRPRANTLPMSPDLSILGSSQASGDSMQVPRFTRVLQGQEARTLGSGDSDAENTHSSMMWGSKLEDFTADDLGAVRRVGSENWLHLLKNQLHFADGFSGLQGTGEVLEFRVPYLNQNMANYQKFKPPMKQYHHQEDSNCETSGTDLHLSSMSSRMLSHNAQNKKESDSKYAAISSKQGSLVLRDGSDAPPTVPSFGAKESPGSWIMSLVSSSQPEVSLQVGTGNVEGDKIMQHGNQGTNMHQAGLPSREMYKDKGLEAGAFSAKLFGVQLIDSMHLIGAKIGESIEPVADATCTNPSQSAGSEQQLEPLKAVKSDPTPSAEVKFTQMLPKETCGKILNNPTRSCTKVHKQGSALGRAVDLTKFEGYAELIHELEHMFNIEGELQDESRGWRVVYTDDEGDMMLVGDDPWQEFCSIVRKIFIYTSEEVEKMTPRSMKLQGCSEDLAGTRETSRCSDLGESTVPSSAAELKSNV; encoded by the exons ATGCCTTACGCAGACAATAGCAGCAACAGCATGAATATGTCGTGTGCGTTTCAGAACAATAATTGTCCACCTCCGTTGTCATCTG GTCGCATGGCTGTAGCGGAGGATGCACTGTACGAGCAACTGTGGAACGCCTGCGCGGGGCCGTTGGTTACGGTTCCGCAGGTCGGAGAGCGCGTGTATTATTTCCCGCAGGGGCACATGGAGCAG GTTGAGGCCTCGACGAACCAGGGGGCTGATCAGCAGCAGATGCCGCAGTATAATCTGCCTTCCAAGATTCTGTGCAAAGTCATAAATATACAATTGCGG GCTGAGAGTGATACAGATGAAGTTTTTGCTCAAATTACTCTTGTTCCTGAAGCAGAG TATAACGATTCATCTTCTTGTGATATTGAATCTTTGTCAGCCTCGCCATATAGGCCTCGTGTGCATTCATTTTGCAAGACGCTTACAGCCTCGGATACAAGCACCCATGGAGGATTCTCAGTTCTCAGGAGACATGCTGATGAATGCCTACCACCGCTA GATATGAGCCAGCAGCCTCCAGCACAAGAGTTGGTGGCTAAGGATCTTCATGGAACAGAATGGCGTTTTCGCCACATCTTCCGTG GCCAACCAAGGAGGCATTTGCTTACCACTGGATGGAGTGTATTTGTTAGTTCCAAAAGGCTTGTAGCAGGGGATGCTTTTATCTTTCTAAG GGGAGAAAGTGGAGAACTACGGGTTGGAGTCAGGCGAGCTATGCGACAGATGAATAATATGCCATCATCTGTTTTATCTAGTCACTGTATGCATGTGGGCGTCATTGCAACAGCATCACATGCAGTTTTAACACATACAATGTTTACCGTCTATTATAAACCAAG GGTCAGCCCTTCTGAGTTTATTGTTCCTCATGCCAAATATGTGGAGACATTCAACAATAATGTCTCTGTTGGAATGCGTTTCAAGATGAGATTTGAGGGCGAGGATGCTCCCGAGAGGAG GTTTAGTGGCACCATTATTGGTATAGGTGATGTCGATCCAGTGAGATGGCCAGGTTCAGCATGGAGGTCCCTTAAG GTGCAATGGGATGAAAACTCAATGGTTCCTCGTCCAGAGAGGGTCTCACCATGGGAAATTGAGCCATTTGTGGCTCCAGTTACACTGAATCCTTTGCCTGCACCCAGGAGCAAGCGACCTAGAGCAAATACACTTCCAATGTCTCCAGATTTATCAATTCTGG GTTCAAGTCAGGCCTCTGGCGATTCTATGCAGGTTCCCAGATTTACTAGGGTCTTGCAAGGTCAAGAGGCAAGGACCTTGGGATCTGGTGACAGTGATGCAGAAAACACTCATAGTTCAATGATGTGGGGATCCAAATTGGAAGACTTTACAGCAGATGATCTAGGAGCAGTAAGGAGGGTGGGATCTGAAAACTGGTTGCACTTACTGAAGAACCAATTGCACTTTGCTGATGGCTTTTCTGGACTTCAGGGTACAGGTGAGGTATTAGAGTTCAGAGTGCCATATCTAAACCAAAATATGGCAAATTACCAGAAATTCAAGCCACCAATGAAACAGTACCACCATCAAGAAGATAGCAATTGTGAAACATCAGGGACAGACTTGCATTTATCAAGTATGTCATCAAGAATGCTATCTCACAATGCACAAAATAAGAAAGAATCAGATTCAAAGTATGCTGCTATATCTTCTAAACAAGGTTCATTAGTACTGCGGGATGGCTCAGATGCCCCCCCCACTGTTCCTAGCTTTGGAGCTAAAGAGTCACCAGGGAGCTGGATCATGTCCCTGGTTTCTTCATCACAACCAGAGGTTTCACTGCAAGTAGGCACAGGAAACGTTGAGGGTGACAAGATCATGCAACACGGTAATCAGGGAACCAACATGCATCAAGCTGGTTTGCCTTCCAGAGAAATGTATAAAGATAAGGGGCTTGAAGCTGGTGCATTTTCTGCCAAATTGTTTGGTGTTCAACTCATTGATAGTATGCATCTAATCGGTGCAAAGATAGGAGAGAGCATAGAGCCTGTTGCTGATGCCACATGCACAAATCCATCACAATCTGCAGGGTCTGAACAGCAGTTAGAACCATTGAAGGCTGTAAAATCTGATCCAACTCCGAGTGCTGAGGTAAAATTTACCCAAATGTTGCCAAAAGAAACCTGTGGCAAGATATTGAATAATCCTACGAGGAGCTGCACTAAG GTTCACAAGCAAGGTAGTGCACTTGGGAGGGCAGTTGACCTGACAAAGTTTGAAGGTTATGCCGAGCTCATTCATGAACTTGAGCACATGTTTAACATAGAAGGGGAACTCCAAGATGAGAGTAGAGGGTGGCGGGTTGTCTACACAGACGACGAAGGAGACATGATGCTTGTGGGAGACGATCCATGGCA GGAATTTTGTAGCATTGTGCGCAAAATTTTCATATATActtctgaagaggtagagaaaatgACCCCTCGGAGTATGAAGCTTCAAGGATGCTCCGAAGATTTAGCAGGTACAAGAGAAACATCCAGGTGTTCTGATCTCGGAGAATCCACTGTTCCTTCATCTGCTGCGGAACTTAAATCCAATGTCTGA